From Primulina tabacum isolate GXHZ01 chromosome 2, ASM2559414v2, whole genome shotgun sequence, one genomic window encodes:
- the LOC142526333 gene encoding glutathione S-transferase L2, chloroplastic-like: MAGEHNDQVIGESLYLIKYVDGNFDGPALLPDLLDLIIWKLTFISLRMDHSSLFSSVTRACFQLGIRLINVNLCTGQSSHDGLRPNFTHNPYSESIKKEITYKIK, encoded by the exons ATGGCTGGTG AGCATAATGACCAAGTCATTGGAGAGAGCCTATATTTGATCAAGTATGTCGATGGCAATTTTGATGGACCGGCTCTGCTACCTGAT CTGCTGGATTTGATTATCTGGAAACTAACCTTCATAAGTTTAAGGATGGACCATTCATCCCTGTTTAGTTCGGTCAC GAGAGCTTGTTTTCAGCTTGGTATTCGTCTGATTAATGTCAATCTGTGTACAG GCCAAAGCTCGCATGATGGATTGAG GCCTAATTTTACACACAATCCGTATTCCGAGTCGATCAAGAAAGAAATAACATACAAGATAAAATGA
- the LOC142526369 gene encoding glutathione S-transferase L3-like, with amino-acid sequence MAAPAVFEVLPPTLDSTSDPPPLFDGTTRLYINDMCPYAQRVWIVRNYKGLHDKIKLVPIDLQNRPAWYKEKVYPENKVPALEHNGQVIGESLDLVKYIDSNFEGLALLPDDSAKLKFGEELIANSDTFTTNLYASLRGDAVKEAAAGFDYLETALHKFDDGPFFLGQFSQVDVVYAPFVERFHIIFQEIFKHDITSGRPKLAAWIEAINKIDAYKPTKCNREKFLAYIKKRFLGES; translated from the exons ATGGCTGCTCC TGCCGTGTTTGAGGTTCTTCCTCCGACTTTGGATTCGACTTCTGATCCGCCGCCTCTCTTTGATGGAACGACTAG GTTGTATATCAACGACATGTGCCCGTATGCTCAGCGTGTGTGGATCGTCAGGAACTACAAG GGTTTACATGATAAAATTAAGTTGGTTCCGATTGACCTCCAGAACAGGCCTGCTTGGTATAAGGAGAAAGTGTACCCAGAAAATAAG GTTCCAGCATTGGAACATAATGGCCAAGTCATTGGAGAGAGCCTGGATTTAGTTAAGTACATCGATAGCAATTTCGAAGGACTGGCTCTGCTACCTGAT GATTCGGCCAAACTGAAATTTGGTGAGGAGTTGATAGCCAATAGCGATACATTCACAACAAATTTGTATGCATCACTCAGAGGAGACGCTGTCAAAGAAGCTG CTGCTGGATTTGATTACCTGGAAACTGCCCTTCATAAGTTTGACGATGGGCCATTCTTCCTTGGTCAGTTCAGCCAG GTAGATGTTGTGTATGCTCCATTTGTGGAGAGGTTTCACATCATTTTCCAAGAAATATTTAAACACGATATTACGTCAGGCAGGCCAAAACTAGCAGCATGGATTGAG GCAATAAATAAGATTGATGCTTACAAACCAACAAAGTGCAACCGCGAGAAATTCCTGGCATATATAAAAAAACGTTTTCTG GGTGAAAGCTAA
- the LOC142537301 gene encoding putative membrane-associated kinase regulator 4, with translation MAINLALYESEEEDYIEMEMTSLPSNSLHVTANSSPQSQEFEFQMPSTSNSTQPTISTADELFYNGKILPLHLTLRRKMVQDILLHHDAAAAPVEVAKQPLLEDGDNFTLPLDSCRESCEMDLDDCLFEWPVEFTGFINNHPTKRSWSKKLKLIKNSILVQKLKFFFNKSAGAVTDESSCAKANPNSEPRYLPKTEECSNKLTTIAKKKPFGFIGKETNQTADAVTKINTDKGVEENVCRKSVSDAKNQNSPVEFLSSSSSSSSVLKRSSSATEIEGSIEAAIYHCKNSQQILDKFLDCYRIDL, from the coding sequence ATGGCTATAAATCTTGCATTATATGAATCTGAAGAGGAAGATTACATAGAGATGGAAATGACATCTTTACCTTCGAACTCGCTCCATGTCACCGCAAATTCTTCCCCACAAAGCCAAGAATTTGAGTTCCAAATGCCTTCAACTTCCAATAGCACACAGCCCACCATTTCCACAGCTGATGAGCTCTTCTACAATGGAAAAATCCTCCCGCTCCACCTCACTCTTCGCCGGAAAATGGTCCAAGACATCCTCCTCCACCACGACGCGGCCGCCGCCCCAGTTGAAGTTGCCAAGCAACCCTTACTAGAAGATGGTGATAACTTCACACTGCCATTGGATTCTTGCAGAGAGAGCTGCGAAATGGATCTTGATGACTGTTTATTCGAATGGCCTGTTGAATTCACCGGTTTCATCAATAATCACCCAACGAAAAGGTCTTGGTCCAAGAAACTTAAGCTGATCAAGAATTCCATTCTTGTGCAGAAgctgaaattttttttcaataaatctGCTGGCGCAGTCACAGATGAGTCCTCCTGTGCCAAAGCAAATCCCAATTCAGAACCCCGATACTTGCCCAAAACCGAGGAATGTTCGAATAAGTTAACCACTATTGCCAAGAAAAAACCGTTTGGATTCATTGGAAAGGAAACAAATCAAACTGCAGATGCTGTAACAAAGATTAATACTGATAAAGGGGTCGAGGAAAATGTGTGCAGGAAGTCAGTTTCTGATGCCAAGAATCAAAATTCTCCAGTCGAGTTCCTATCCTCGTCGAGTTCTTCTTCTTCGGTGCTTAAAAGGAGCAGCAGCGCCACTGAGATTGAGGGTTCAATAGAGGCAGCCATTTATCATTGCAAGAATTCTCAGCAGATTTTAGACAAGTTTCTTGATTGTTACCGTATAGATTTGTAG